One Chromobacterium paludis genomic window carries:
- a CDS encoding aminopeptidase P family protein, with protein sequence MFAPSVYAQRRARLQQAGLSGLLLFVGNVDSPMNYHDNTLPFVQDSSFRYFFGLNEPGLAGAIDADSGEAVLFGNDPDVADIVWTGPLPSLAERAALAGLQRSRPYAELAQAVADARAAGRPVRYLAPYRGETLIEMGRLLDTHPAEVKAGFCPELTRAVVALREIKGEEEIAEMEAALGVTHAMHIAAMQNAKPGVVEYQVVGIMEGIMRRHDWQLAYPSIFSKRGEVLHNHGHANVLQQGDLVLNDTGCASGGGYASDITRTFPVGGKFSTRQRELYDIVLEMQEASIAAIKPGVKYQDIHKLSAAVMAERMAALGFFNGKAEDIVESGAYAIAFPHGLGHQIGMDVHDMEALGEDLVGYGEGAERSQLFGLGYLRLGKPLKAGMVVTVEPGVYFIPALIEAWEKEGRHSQTINYAKFREYADFGGIRIEDNVLVTADGSRVLGEPIPKTVEEIEAVMAM encoded by the coding sequence ATGTTCGCCCCCTCCGTCTACGCCCAGCGCCGCGCCCGCCTGCAGCAAGCCGGCCTGTCCGGCCTGTTGCTGTTCGTCGGCAACGTCGATTCGCCGATGAATTACCACGACAACACCCTGCCCTTCGTGCAGGACTCCAGCTTCCGATATTTCTTCGGCCTGAACGAGCCCGGCCTAGCCGGCGCGATCGACGCCGACAGCGGAGAGGCGGTGTTGTTCGGCAATGACCCGGACGTGGCGGACATCGTGTGGACCGGCCCCTTGCCGTCCCTGGCCGAGCGCGCCGCGCTGGCCGGGCTGCAGCGCAGCCGGCCGTACGCCGAACTGGCGCAGGCCGTGGCCGATGCCCGCGCCGCCGGCCGCCCGGTGCGCTACCTGGCGCCGTACCGCGGCGAGACGCTGATCGAGATGGGCCGCCTGCTGGATACGCATCCGGCCGAAGTCAAGGCAGGTTTCTGTCCCGAGCTGACCCGCGCCGTGGTGGCGCTGCGCGAGATCAAGGGCGAGGAAGAAATCGCCGAGATGGAAGCCGCGCTGGGCGTGACCCACGCCATGCACATCGCCGCGATGCAGAACGCCAAGCCCGGCGTGGTGGAATACCAGGTGGTGGGCATCATGGAAGGCATCATGCGCCGCCATGACTGGCAGCTGGCCTACCCGTCCATTTTCTCCAAGCGCGGCGAAGTGCTGCACAACCATGGTCACGCCAATGTGCTGCAGCAGGGCGACCTGGTGCTGAACGACACCGGCTGCGCCAGCGGCGGCGGCTACGCCAGCGACATCACCCGCACCTTCCCGGTGGGCGGCAAGTTCTCCACCCGCCAGCGCGAGCTGTACGACATCGTGCTGGAGATGCAGGAAGCCTCCATCGCCGCCATCAAGCCCGGCGTCAAATACCAGGACATCCATAAGCTGTCCGCCGCCGTGATGGCGGAGCGCATGGCCGCGTTGGGCTTCTTCAACGGCAAGGCCGAAGACATCGTCGAATCCGGCGCCTACGCCATCGCCTTCCCGCACGGCCTGGGCCACCAGATCGGCATGGATGTGCATGACATGGAAGCGCTGGGCGAAGACCTGGTGGGCTACGGCGAAGGCGCCGAGCGCAGCCAGCTGTTCGGCCTGGGCTATCTGCGCCTGGGCAAGCCCTTGAAGGCCGGCATGGTGGTGACGGTGGAGCCGGGCGTTTACTTCATCCCGGCGCTGATCGAGGCCTGGGAGAAGGAAGGCCGCCACAGCCAGACCATCAACTACGCCAAGTTCCGCGAATACGCCGATTTCGGCGGCATCCGCATCGAGGACAATGTGCTGGTGACCGCAGACGGCAGCCGCGTGCTGGGCGAGCCGATTCCGAAGACGGTGGAAGAGATTGAAGCCGTGATGGCGATGTAA
- a CDS encoding benzoate/H(+) symporter BenE family transporter yields MSFWRTLRRDAAPSALLAAALALMVGFSGPFLIIVHAAQSAGLSQAQLASWVWAVSIGSGVAGLWLSLRWKAPVITAWSTPGAALLLAALPGVPYPEAVGAFLAAAAIVTLVGASGLFDRLMALFPPALAAALLAGILFHFVGEVVSEAAGHLGLVLAMAGLFFIGRRWFPRGALLAAIAAGAALSAGELHAPAGASLHAIAVPLFTWPAWSWSAFVNLALPLALLALTSQFLPGMAVLRAFGYNVPARSPVSALGVASLLTAPLGGHGVTLAAIIAAICTGPEAHPDRSRRYVAGVFCGLIYIAMGMMGGALAALALALPKPLLVTAAGLALFGTLASSLSAAVADAEHREAALLTFVVAASGVSFAGLGAPLWAMLAGGLLCRLLAPPKSLSDKAETAAAR; encoded by the coding sequence ATGAGCTTTTGGCGCACCCTGCGGCGCGACGCCGCCCCCTCCGCCCTGCTGGCCGCCGCGCTGGCCTTGATGGTCGGCTTTTCCGGCCCGTTTCTGATCATCGTCCACGCCGCCCAGTCGGCCGGCCTGAGCCAGGCGCAGCTGGCCTCTTGGGTGTGGGCGGTATCCATAGGCTCAGGCGTGGCCGGGCTATGGCTGAGCCTGCGCTGGAAAGCGCCGGTGATCACTGCCTGGAGCACGCCCGGCGCGGCGCTGCTGCTGGCCGCCCTGCCCGGCGTGCCTTACCCGGAGGCCGTGGGCGCCTTCCTGGCCGCCGCCGCCATCGTCACCCTGGTGGGCGCCAGCGGCTTGTTCGATAGGTTGATGGCGCTGTTCCCGCCGGCGCTGGCGGCGGCCTTGCTGGCCGGCATCCTGTTTCATTTCGTCGGCGAGGTGGTGAGCGAGGCGGCGGGCCATCTCGGCCTGGTGCTGGCCATGGCGGGGCTGTTTTTCATCGGCCGCCGCTGGTTTCCGCGCGGGGCCTTGCTGGCGGCCATCGCGGCGGGCGCGGCGCTGTCGGCGGGCGAGCTGCATGCGCCGGCCGGCGCATCGCTGCATGCCATCGCCGTGCCGCTGTTCACCTGGCCGGCCTGGTCGTGGTCCGCTTTCGTCAACCTGGCCTTGCCGCTGGCCCTGCTGGCGCTGACCAGCCAGTTTCTGCCCGGCATGGCGGTGCTGCGCGCCTTTGGCTATAACGTTCCGGCCCGCTCGCCGGTCAGCGCGCTGGGCGTCGCCTCCCTGCTCACCGCGCCCTTGGGCGGCCACGGCGTGACCTTGGCCGCCATCATCGCCGCCATCTGCACCGGGCCGGAAGCGCACCCGGACCGCAGCCGCCGCTATGTGGCCGGCGTGTTCTGCGGGCTGATCTACATCGCGATGGGCATGATGGGCGGCGCGCTGGCGGCGCTGGCGCTGGCCTTGCCCAAACCCTTGCTGGTGACGGCGGCCGGCTTGGCGCTGTTCGGCACCCTGGCCTCGTCGCTGAGCGCGGCCGTCGCCGATGCCGAACATAGAGAGGCGGCGCTGCTGACTTTCGTGGTGGCCGCCTCCGGCGTCAGCTTCGCCGGACTGGGCGCGCCGCTGTGGGCCATGCTGGCCGGCGGCCTGCTGTGCCGGCTGCTGGCGCCGCCCAAGTCTTTGTCGGACAAGGCGGAAACGGCGGCCGCGCGCTAG